GTGCCGATGTTCGCGCAGATGTTCGACGCCTTTCACGTCGAGCTGCCGGCGACGACACGCGCGCTGCTCGCCGCCGGCGACGCGCTCCAGCAGCCGGCGATCTGGCTCGCCGGCGCCGGCGCGCTCGCCTCCGCATGCACGGCGGTGTTCGCGCTCGCGCGCACGCCGCGCGGCGCGCTGATCCTCGACGGCCTGCGGCTGCGCGTGCCCGTCGTCGGGCCGCTGCTGCACAAGGCGATCACGGCGCGGATCGCGCGCATGCTGGCGACGCTGCTGCGCTCGGGGATCGAGCTCGTCGCCGCGCTCGACGTCGTGCGCCCGGTCGCCGGCAGCCCGCGCTATGCCGCCGCGCTCGAGCGCGTCGACGTCGCGCTGCGCGCGGGCGAGCCGCTCACCGCGCCGCTCGAAGCCTCGCGCCTGTTCGACCCGCTCGCCGTCGCGCTGGTGCGCGTGGGCGAGGAGACCGGGCTGGTCGACGAGATGCTGCTCAAGGTTGCCGCCTACTTCGAGACCGACGTCGAGGCCGCGGTCGCGACGCTCGGCGCCGTGTTGGAGCCGGCGCTGATCGGCGTGCTCGGCGCGGTCGTCGGCTTCATCGTCTTTTCCGTCTTCATTCCACTCTATTCTCTCATCGGGAGCGTCTCAAAATGATCGAGCGGGAAGCGGTCGTTGCGCGCTACTGCACCGAACGCACCGTCGAGCGGCGGAACGCCGTCGTCGACGCCTATCGTCACCTCTGCTCGCGCGGCGCGCGCAAGTTCAAGCGCCCGCACAACGATCGCGCTGATCTCGAGCAGGTCGCCGCGGTCGGCCTGATCAAGGCCGCGGCGAACTACCGGCCCGAGATGCAGACGCCGTTCCAGGCCTATGCCTG
Above is a genomic segment from Candidatus Eremiobacterota bacterium containing:
- a CDS encoding type II secretion system F family protein; translation: MSAQFRYTARTAAGERVRGSIEAPSVEAVLAGLRTRALFVTAVERETIVRRALSLNVGRPSRRALLAFFRSFSTLIRAGVPMRRALEVAIERAGDGALRESLRAVLAEIEHGGSLSDALARRPRTFAPLYVAMIRAGEAGGILDDVLERLASLLERDADLRKKLRAALAYPAVVLIAASALVLFLIARIVPMFAQMFDAFHVELPATTRALLAAGDALQQPAIWLAGAGALASACTAVFALARTPRGALILDGLRLRVPVVGPLLHKAITARIARMLATLLRSGIELVAALDVVRPVAGSPRYAAALERVDVALRAGEPLTAPLEASRLFDPLAVALVRVGEETGLVDEMLLKVAAYFETDVEAAVATLGAVLEPALIGVLGAVVGFIVFSVFIPLYSLIGSVSK